One genomic segment of Cellulophaga sp. HaHaR_3_176 includes these proteins:
- the mreC gene encoding rod shape-determining protein MreC, whose product MQQIINFIIRNKNLLLYLFLLFISLSFTIQSHSYHQSKFFSSASWFSGGIYNTTNGISSYFNLEQENEKLVKENMLLRNILINKEYNLNAPIDSLTIDTTNTDFTIVSAKIIKNSYSLLDNYITLDKGSSDGITQDMGVITPDGILGIVENTTEKFSRIQSILNRRSNLNAKIKNTNNFGSLIWNAKDFSTVQLIDIPRRVPIKVGDTILTGASSSIFPENIPIGVIKKFDLDISKSSYSIDITLFNDMSNIKNVYIINNLNRKAIEELESKNPNGQ is encoded by the coding sequence ATGCAGCAGATTATCAATTTTATAATCCGGAATAAAAATCTGTTACTTTATTTATTCCTTTTATTCATATCACTGAGTTTTACTATTCAGTCTCACTCCTATCACCAATCTAAATTTTTCAGTTCTGCAAGTTGGTTTTCTGGTGGTATTTATAATACTACAAATGGCATCTCATCTTATTTTAATTTAGAACAAGAAAATGAAAAATTAGTAAAAGAGAACATGCTTTTGAGAAATATTCTTATTAATAAAGAATATAATTTAAACGCACCTATAGACTCTTTAACGATAGATACTACAAATACAGATTTTACAATTGTATCCGCTAAAATTATCAAAAACAGTTATTCTCTTTTAGATAATTATATAACTTTGGATAAAGGATCTAGTGATGGTATTACACAAGATATGGGTGTAATTACACCTGACGGAATACTTGGAATTGTAGAAAACACAACTGAAAAGTTCTCTCGCATACAAAGTATATTAAACAGAAGGTCGAACTTAAACGCTAAAATTAAAAATACTAACAATTTCGGCTCACTTATATGGAACGCTAAAGATTTTTCCACAGTACAATTAATTGATATACCAAGGCGAGTACCTATAAAAGTAGGTGACACAATACTTACTGGTGCATCATCTAGTATTTTTCCAGAAAACATTCCTATCGGAGTAATTAAAAAATTTGATTTAGATATTTCTAAAAGCTCTTACAGCATAGACATTACTCTTTTCAACGACATGTCTAACATTAAAAACGTTTACATAATTAATAATTTAAATCGCAAAGCGATAGAAGAACTAGAATCAAAAAATCCTAATGGCCAGTAA
- a CDS encoding AraC family transcriptional regulator: MSTILHIKNMVCDRCKMIVSQSLEEIGITILNLELGVVTITSKEAVDYDKIREVLKNKGFELILDKNKILIDKIKTNLIAFVDILDSSKEENISVFLSQRMNRDYSVMSKLFSKTENVSIEKYVINLKIEKAKELIQMNRLSFSEIAYTLAYKSSSHLARQFKLITGFSMSEYKTSQKWNRTSLDRIV; encoded by the coding sequence ATGTCTACTATTCTTCATATAAAAAATATGGTTTGTGATCGATGTAAAATGATTGTTTCGCAATCGTTAGAAGAAATCGGTATTACAATTCTTAATTTAGAATTAGGGGTTGTGACTATAACATCTAAAGAGGCTGTTGATTATGATAAAATACGAGAAGTTTTAAAAAATAAAGGCTTTGAACTTATTTTAGATAAGAACAAAATACTGATAGATAAGATAAAAACAAACCTTATAGCGTTTGTTGATATTCTTGATAGTAGTAAGGAAGAAAATATATCGGTTTTTTTATCTCAAAGAATGAATCGTGATTATTCAGTAATGAGTAAGCTTTTTAGTAAAACAGAAAATGTCTCAATTGAAAAGTATGTTATCAATTTAAAAATTGAAAAAGCAAAAGAATTGATTCAAATGAATAGGTTGAGTTTTTCAGAAATAGCATATACATTAGCTTATAAAAGTAGTAGTCATTTAGCTCGTCAATTTAAACTTATTACTGGTTTTTCTATGTCTGAATATAAGACATCTCAAAAATGGAATCGTACTTCTTTAGACCGAATTGTATAA
- a CDS encoding GAF domain-containing protein, with the protein MLETLKKQITAITENTAVSTDSRLQDICDLLKENIDYYDWVGFYFKNGDKPELKLGPYAGAETDHTIIPFGKGICGQVAVSNKNFVVADVAAQDNYIACSITVKAEIVVPLFINGENIGQIDIDSNTPNPFTEQDERFLEFVNAEVAKIL; encoded by the coding sequence ATGCTTGAAACATTAAAAAAACAAATTACAGCTATTACAGAAAATACTGCCGTAAGTACAGACTCCCGTTTACAAGACATCTGTGATCTTTTAAAAGAAAACATTGATTATTATGATTGGGTTGGTTTTTATTTTAAAAATGGTGATAAACCTGAATTAAAATTAGGTCCTTATGCTGGCGCAGAAACAGACCATACTATAATTCCATTCGGAAAAGGAATTTGCGGTCAAGTTGCCGTAAGTAATAAAAATTTTGTTGTGGCCGATGTTGCTGCTCAAGACAATTACATTGCATGTAGTATTACCGTAAAAGCTGAAATAGTAGTGCCGCTTTTTATAAATGGTGAAAATATTGGACAAATAGACATCGATTCTAATACTCCAAACCCTTTTACAGAGCAAGATGAGCGCTTTTTAGAGTTTGTAAATGCCGAAGTTGCTAAAATTCTTTAA
- a CDS encoding heavy metal translocating P-type ATPase, whose protein sequence is MKHTYHIHGMSCNGCKTHVEQTLSAVKGVEKVVVDLENAEALVEANGKVSLKTLQKAMEKDGGHYSIHKVGEHHFNEKKETNENGNGVFYCPMHCEGDKVYSESGDCPVCGMDLVEEVNSSTSSTQEYTCPMHPEVVENEPGDCPICGMDLVPKKVDISAEQKSYNKLLNKFKIAVAFTLPIFIIAMSDMIPNNPLLKVLSLKYWNWITFALSIPVVFYATWMFFERAYRSIKTWNLNMFTLIGIGAGFAWVFSVFAMVVPDFFPAQFKTDSGTVHVYFEAATVILTLVLFGQLLEARAHSKTNSAVKELLKLAPSKAIRVVDGVEEVIAIDKISKGDLLRVKPGDKIPVDGLISEGGSTVDESMITGEPVPVEKDEGDLVRSGTINGKRSFVMKAEKVGADTLLSQIIEMVNKASRSQAPIQKLADKISSYFVPVVVLISVITFVVWAVFGPDPAYVFALVNAIAVLIIACPCALGLATPMSVMVGVGKGAKSGVLIKNAEALERMDKIDTLIIDKTGTITEGKPSVEKIESQQGFDADKVLQYIVSLNQFSEHPLADATVKYGKDQQVELLKVNDFDSVTGKGVIGKIAGDSVALGNEKMMKEVNAVISKSLKDKVTAYQKKAKTVSYLSVGNKAVGFVVIADKIKETSKKAIRELQDLGISVIMLTGDNHDTAKAVALELELKDFKADMLPQGKLAEVERLQVKGRKIAVAGDGINDAPALAKSDVGIAMGTGTDVAIESASITLVKGDLQGIVKAYKLSRNVMNNIKQNLFFALIYNTVGIPIAAGVLYPFFGMLLSPMIAALAMSFSSVSVIANALRLRTKRID, encoded by the coding sequence ATGAAACATACATATCATATTCACGGAATGTCATGCAATGGGTGTAAAACTCATGTAGAGCAAACTTTGTCTGCTGTTAAAGGAGTCGAGAAGGTTGTAGTTGATTTAGAAAATGCAGAAGCTTTAGTTGAGGCAAATGGTAAAGTGTCATTAAAAACATTGCAGAAGGCAATGGAAAAGGATGGCGGTCATTATTCTATACACAAAGTGGGAGAACATCACTTTAATGAAAAAAAAGAAACAAATGAAAACGGCAATGGAGTTTTTTATTGTCCAATGCATTGTGAAGGGGATAAGGTTTATAGTGAATCAGGTGATTGCCCAGTATGTGGTATGGATTTGGTTGAAGAGGTAAATTCTTCTACGTCAAGCACGCAAGAGTATACTTGTCCAATGCACCCTGAAGTTGTAGAAAATGAACCTGGAGATTGCCCGATTTGTGGTATGGATTTGGTGCCTAAAAAAGTGGATATATCTGCAGAGCAAAAAAGTTATAATAAACTCTTAAATAAGTTTAAAATAGCAGTTGCTTTTACGCTTCCTATTTTTATAATAGCAATGTCAGACATGATACCAAATAACCCACTACTTAAGGTTTTGAGTTTAAAGTATTGGAATTGGATAACATTTGCTTTGTCAATACCTGTTGTGTTTTATGCTACTTGGATGTTTTTTGAACGTGCTTACCGATCAATAAAAACATGGAACTTGAATATGTTTACGCTTATAGGTATTGGTGCTGGTTTTGCATGGGTATTTAGTGTATTTGCAATGGTTGTGCCTGATTTTTTTCCGGCTCAATTTAAAACAGATTCAGGTACCGTTCATGTTTATTTTGAGGCAGCTACAGTTATTTTAACCTTGGTTTTATTTGGTCAGCTATTAGAAGCTCGTGCGCATAGTAAAACAAATAGTGCTGTAAAAGAATTATTGAAATTAGCACCTAGCAAGGCAATTAGAGTTGTGGATGGTGTTGAAGAGGTAATTGCGATAGATAAAATAAGTAAAGGAGATTTACTTAGAGTGAAACCTGGTGATAAAATTCCTGTAGATGGACTTATTTCAGAAGGAGGGAGCACTGTTGATGAGTCAATGATAACAGGGGAGCCTGTTCCTGTAGAAAAAGACGAAGGTGATTTGGTGCGTTCGGGTACTATAAATGGTAAGCGCTCTTTTGTAATGAAGGCAGAAAAGGTAGGAGCAGATACGCTACTGTCTCAAATTATTGAAATGGTAAATAAGGCAAGTAGAAGTCAAGCACCAATTCAAAAGTTAGCAGATAAAATATCAAGTTATTTCGTTCCTGTTGTTGTACTTATTTCAGTTATTACGTTTGTTGTTTGGGCAGTTTTTGGTCCAGACCCTGCATATGTATTTGCTTTGGTAAATGCTATTGCAGTTTTAATTATTGCTTGTCCATGTGCACTTGGTTTGGCAACGCCAATGTCGGTTATGGTGGGTGTTGGTAAAGGTGCAAAATCGGGTGTGTTGATTAAAAATGCGGAAGCTTTAGAGCGTATGGATAAAATTGATACGCTGATTATTGATAAAACAGGTACAATAACAGAAGGGAAACCATCTGTTGAAAAAATAGAATCACAACAAGGTTTTGACGCAGATAAAGTTTTACAGTATATCGTTTCTTTAAATCAATTTAGTGAACATCCATTGGCAGATGCTACGGTAAAATATGGTAAAGATCAGCAAGTAGAGCTTTTAAAAGTAAATGACTTTGATTCTGTCACGGGAAAAGGAGTTATAGGGAAAATAGCAGGTGATAGCGTTGCTTTAGGAAATGAAAAAATGATGAAAGAAGTAAATGCAGTTATTTCTAAATCATTAAAAGACAAAGTAACGGCGTATCAGAAAAAAGCAAAAACAGTATCATATTTAAGTGTAGGGAATAAGGCTGTTGGTTTTGTAGTTATTGCAGATAAAATAAAAGAAACAAGTAAAAAAGCAATTCGTGAATTACAAGATTTAGGTATTTCTGTAATAATGTTAACTGGTGATAATCATGATACAGCAAAAGCTGTTGCTTTAGAATTAGAGCTGAAAGATTTTAAGGCAGATATGTTGCCGCAAGGTAAGCTTGCAGAGGTAGAACGCTTACAGGTTAAAGGAAGAAAAATAGCAGTAGCTGGTGATGGTATTAATGACGCTCCTGCATTAGCAAAAAGTGATGTAGGTATTGCGATGGGAACCGGAACAGATGTGGCAATAGAAAGTGCTTCGATAACTCTAGTAAAAGGAGATTTGCAGGGTATTGTAAAAGCTTATAAACTAAGTCGCAATGTGATGAATAATATTAAACAGAATTTATTTTTTGCATTAATATATAATACGGTAGGTATCCCTATTGCAGCTGGAGTTCTATATCCATTTTTTGGAATGTTATTATCACCGATGATTGCAGCTTTAGCTATGAGTTTTAGTTCTGTATCGGTAATAGCAAATGCATTGCGCTTAAGAACAAAAAGAATAGATTAA
- a CDS encoding TonB-dependent siderophore receptor — MNKYLLILVSSLLPWLAFSQDKVEGVVMEANNENKHIGLPGASVYWMNSQIGVITDIDGKFSIPYKKEYNKLILSYVGFKSDTLTVNEPKMLHHSLKPSNELNEVIVEQKRDAVQKSYFSSQNVVTINSAELLKAACCNLSESFETNPAIDVNFSDALTGTKQIQMLGLTSPYLLITQENIPTVRGASQAYGLTFTPGTWVESIQITKGAGSVVNGYESISGQINTELVKPLTDKAVFVNGYANQNGRYELNTHFNRKLTDKWSTGLYVHGNKRTQKEDDNGDGFLDAPLSNQLNVMNRWQYQDPENGWVSFFNVRFLNDEKQVGQTNFNPAIDKLTTNSWGSEIDTRRFDTSLKLGYVFPKLPFQSLGLQTSYSYHTQDSYFGLRTYDITHESIYTSLLFNSILGDTQNKFKTGLTFAYDGYDELVNFDDYSRTDASIGAFFEYNYDNLEKVNLTAGLRVDNHNRLGTFVTPRFHIRYTPWEKGSLRGSFGRGKRAANIFAENQQLFASSREIKILNSGGDIYGLEPEDAWNYGVSFLQGFNFLGRKGDVTVDFYKTDFKNQIVVDWENPQEVSFYNLEGNSYASSFQVEVSHEILPQLDVRTAYKYYDVATDYKSGNLQKPLQAQHRFFVNLGYETVVKENGSQWKFDYTLHTLGKKRLPDTSSNPIAYQAGEFSEPYNHMNAQITKVFSDKFEIYLGGENLSDVTQDNPVLGADNPFGSNFDTSIVYAPIMGRMFFAGFRFKI, encoded by the coding sequence ATGAATAAATATTTACTGATACTAGTTTCATCACTTTTGCCATGGTTAGCTTTTTCACAAGATAAAGTTGAAGGTGTGGTAATGGAGGCAAATAATGAAAATAAACATATTGGACTCCCGGGCGCCAGTGTATATTGGATGAATTCGCAAATAGGTGTTATTACCGATATAGATGGTAAGTTTTCAATTCCATATAAAAAAGAATATAATAAGTTAATATTAAGTTATGTAGGTTTTAAATCAGATACACTAACGGTTAATGAGCCTAAAATGCTGCATCATAGTCTAAAACCATCTAATGAATTAAATGAGGTGATTGTTGAGCAAAAACGTGATGCGGTTCAAAAATCATATTTTAGTTCGCAAAATGTGGTAACTATTAATAGTGCAGAGTTGCTAAAGGCAGCTTGTTGCAACCTATCAGAAAGCTTTGAAACAAACCCTGCAATTGATGTTAATTTCTCGGATGCTTTAACGGGTACAAAGCAAATTCAAATGCTAGGTCTTACAAGTCCATATTTATTAATCACTCAAGAGAATATACCGACAGTGCGTGGTGCTTCGCAAGCTTATGGTTTAACCTTTACACCGGGTACTTGGGTAGAGAGTATTCAAATTACAAAAGGGGCAGGTAGTGTAGTTAATGGTTATGAAAGTATTTCAGGGCAAATAAATACAGAATTGGTAAAGCCTTTAACAGATAAAGCCGTTTTTGTAAATGGTTATGCGAACCAAAATGGACGTTATGAGTTGAATACACATTTTAATAGAAAGCTAACAGATAAGTGGAGTACGGGTTTATATGTACATGGGAATAAACGAACTCAAAAAGAAGATGATAATGGTGATGGATTTTTAGACGCTCCATTATCAAATCAATTAAATGTAATGAACCGTTGGCAATATCAAGATCCTGAGAATGGGTGGGTAAGTTTTTTTAATGTTCGTTTTTTAAATGATGAAAAGCAGGTTGGTCAAACGAATTTTAATCCTGCTATAGATAAGTTAACGACAAACTCTTGGGGTAGTGAAATTGATACACGTCGTTTTGATACATCATTAAAGCTAGGTTATGTTTTTCCTAAATTACCTTTTCAGAGCCTTGGGCTTCAAACATCGTATAGTTATCATACGCAAGATTCTTATTTCGGACTTAGAACATACGATATAACACATGAAAGTATATACACTAGCCTTCTCTTTAATTCTATTTTAGGTGATACTCAAAATAAATTTAAAACAGGGTTGACTTTCGCTTATGATGGGTATGATGAGTTGGTTAATTTTGACGATTATTCAAGAACAGATGCCTCTATAGGTGCTTTTTTTGAGTATAATTATGATAATTTAGAGAAAGTGAATTTAACAGCAGGTTTACGAGTAGATAATCATAATAGATTAGGAACATTTGTTACTCCAAGATTTCATATTCGGTATACGCCATGGGAAAAAGGAAGTTTAAGAGGTTCTTTTGGTAGAGGTAAGCGTGCTGCAAATATTTTTGCAGAAAATCAGCAACTTTTTGCATCATCTCGTGAAATAAAGATTTTAAATTCTGGAGGAGATATTTATGGTTTAGAACCTGAAGATGCGTGGAATTATGGCGTAAGTTTTTTGCAAGGCTTTAATTTTTTAGGTAGAAAAGGAGATGTAACGGTTGATTTTTATAAAACAGACTTTAAAAATCAAATAGTAGTAGATTGGGAAAATCCTCAAGAAGTTTCTTTTTATAATTTAGAAGGAAATAGTTATGCGAGTAGTTTTCAAGTTGAGGTGAGTCATGAAATTTTACCTCAGTTAGATGTTCGTACGGCTTATAAATATTATGATGTTGCTACAGATTATAAGAGTGGTAATTTGCAAAAACCATTACAGGCACAACATCGTTTTTTTGTGAATTTAGGCTATGAGACTGTAGTTAAAGAAAACGGTTCGCAATGGAAGTTTGATTATACGTTACACACGTTGGGTAAAAAGAGATTGCCAGATACGAGTTCTAACCCGATAGCGTATCAAGCAGGAGAGTTTTCTGAACCATATAATCATATGAATGCTCAGATTACAAAGGTTTTTAGTGATAAGTTTGAGATATATTTAGGTGGCGAAAACTTATCAGATGTTACACAGGATAATCCTGTTTTAGGTGCGGATAATCCGTTTGGCTCAAATTTTGATACTAGTATTGTATATGCTCCAATAATGGGAAGAATGTTTTTCGCAGGATTTAGGTTTAAAATTTAA
- the purH gene encoding bifunctional phosphoribosylaminoimidazolecarboxamide formyltransferase/IMP cyclohydrolase produces MSTTKKATSALISVFHKDGLEPIVKKFQELGITIYSTGGTEKFVKDLGIDVVPVEDVTSYPSILGGRVKTLHPKVFGGILNRQDNESDQKQLAEFEIPQIDIVIVDLYPFEKTVASGAPEQDIIEKIDIGGISLIRAAAKNFKDVLCVSSMEDYAEVLELISTNDGSTTFEDRKRFAAKSFNVSSHYDTAIFNYFNKDKQETVLKISETNGQVLRYGENPHQKGFFFGDFEAMFDKLHGKELSYNNLLDVDAAVNLMGEFKNDEPTFAILKHNNACGLASRSTLHQAYVDALAGDPVSAFGGVLISNKEIDKATAEEIHQLFCEVVIAPSYAAEALEILKGKKNRIILIQNDVALPDTSVRTCLNGVLVQEKDSKTDTEADLTNATKTAPTTQEIEDLIFASKLCKHTKSNTIVIAKNKQLCASGTGQTSRVDALNQAIHKAQSFKFDLNGSVMASDAFFPFPDCVEIAHKSGISSVIQPGGSIKDQLSIDYCNENGISMVMTGTRHFKH; encoded by the coding sequence ATGAGCACCACTAAAAAAGCTACATCAGCACTAATTTCTGTATTCCATAAAGATGGTTTAGAACCAATTGTAAAAAAGTTTCAAGAACTAGGTATTACTATCTATTCTACTGGTGGAACTGAGAAATTTGTTAAAGATTTAGGCATAGATGTAGTACCAGTTGAAGATGTAACAAGTTATCCATCTATTTTAGGAGGTCGTGTTAAAACATTACACCCAAAAGTTTTTGGAGGTATTTTAAATCGCCAAGACAATGAAAGTGATCAAAAACAATTAGCTGAATTTGAAATTCCGCAAATAGATATTGTTATTGTTGATTTATACCCCTTCGAAAAAACAGTTGCTAGTGGAGCTCCTGAACAAGATATTATTGAAAAAATTGATATCGGTGGTATTTCTCTAATTAGAGCTGCTGCTAAAAACTTTAAAGATGTACTTTGTGTTTCTTCTATGGAAGATTATGCTGAAGTTTTAGAGTTAATATCTACTAATGACGGATCTACAACATTTGAAGACCGTAAGCGTTTTGCTGCAAAATCTTTCAATGTATCTTCTCACTACGATACTGCTATATTTAATTATTTCAATAAAGATAAGCAAGAAACTGTTTTAAAAATTAGTGAAACAAACGGTCAAGTTTTAAGATATGGTGAAAACCCTCATCAAAAAGGATTTTTCTTTGGAGATTTTGAAGCTATGTTCGATAAACTTCATGGTAAAGAATTATCATACAACAATTTATTAGATGTTGATGCTGCCGTTAATTTAATGGGAGAATTTAAAAATGACGAACCTACATTTGCTATTTTAAAACACAATAATGCTTGTGGTTTAGCTTCGAGAAGCACATTGCACCAAGCATATGTTGATGCTTTAGCAGGCGATCCTGTATCTGCATTCGGTGGTGTTTTAATCAGTAATAAAGAAATTGACAAAGCCACTGCTGAAGAAATACATCAATTATTCTGTGAGGTAGTTATAGCTCCTAGCTATGCTGCTGAAGCTTTAGAAATTTTAAAAGGAAAGAAAAATAGAATCATTTTAATTCAAAATGATGTTGCTTTACCAGACACATCAGTACGCACATGTTTAAACGGTGTTTTAGTACAAGAAAAAGATTCAAAAACAGATACTGAAGCTGATTTAACGAATGCAACAAAAACAGCTCCTACAACTCAAGAAATTGAAGATTTAATTTTCGCTTCTAAACTTTGTAAGCATACAAAATCTAACACAATTGTTATTGCTAAAAACAAACAATTATGTGCTAGTGGTACAGGACAAACCTCTCGTGTAGATGCTTTAAATCAAGCAATTCACAAAGCTCAATCTTTTAAATTTGATTTAAATGGATCAGTTATGGCCAGTGATGCTTTCTTCCCTTTTCCAGATTGTGTAGAAATTGCGCATAAAAGTGGCATATCGAGCGTTATACAACCAGGCGGGTCAATAAAAGATCAATTAAGCATCGATTATTGCAATGAAAACGGAATTTCTATGGTAATGACAGGAACACGTCATTTTAAACATTAA
- a CDS encoding heavy-metal-associated domain-containing protein, with protein sequence MKTVVLSMFMALFTVLAFAQDKNKKMEFDVNGKCGMCKERIEKAALGVKGVKYASWDIPTHQLSVIMDERKTDAMKIKTAIVAVGHDTKELKATEEAYNSVHPCCLYREDNSDDGNLH encoded by the coding sequence ATGAAGACAGTAGTTTTATCCATGTTTATGGCTTTGTTTACAGTTTTGGCATTTGCTCAAGACAAAAACAAAAAAATGGAATTTGATGTAAACGGAAAATGTGGAATGTGTAAAGAGCGAATAGAAAAGGCTGCATTAGGTGTAAAAGGTGTAAAATATGCCTCTTGGGATATACCTACGCATCAATTATCGGTGATTATGGATGAGCGTAAAACAGATGCTATGAAGATAAAAACGGCAATAGTGGCTGTTGGTCATGACACTAAGGAGTTAAAGGCTACTGAAGAAGCATACAATAGCGTACATCCTTGTTGTTTGTATCGAGAAGATAATTCAGATGATGGTAATCTTCATTAA
- the mreD gene encoding rod shape-determining protein MreD, protein MASNYYFINIVRFILLVLAQVLICNRIGYLGYINPMIYILFLYWYPVKQNRAVFLIIAFLLGFTVDVFSDSLAIHTAATVTIAYLRPTIMRFCFGVNFDFQSFKISGVPAIQKLTYLTLLIVIHHTIFFTLEVFNFDNILLILKKIIIVSIASTLICVLLSSLFSVKKE, encoded by the coding sequence ATGGCCAGTAATTACTACTTCATAAATATAGTTCGGTTTATTTTACTTGTATTAGCACAGGTTCTAATATGTAATAGAATAGGATATTTAGGCTACATAAATCCTATGATTTATATTCTGTTTTTATATTGGTACCCTGTTAAACAAAATAGAGCAGTTTTTTTAATTATTGCTTTTTTATTAGGCTTCACTGTTGATGTTTTTTCTGACAGCCTAGCCATACACACAGCAGCTACAGTGACAATAGCTTATTTAAGGCCAACCATTATGCGTTTTTGTTTTGGTGTCAATTTTGATTTTCAAAGTTTTAAAATTTCTGGAGTTCCAGCCATTCAAAAACTTACGTATTTAACATTATTAATTGTCATTCATCACACAATATTCTTTACTCTAGAAGTTTTTAATTTTGATAATATTCTTCTAATTTTAAAGAAAATAATAATTGTAAGTATTGCATCAACATTAATATGTGTTTTACTCAGTTCTCTTTTTAGTGTTAAAAAAGAATAA
- a CDS encoding rod shape-determining protein has translation MGFFDFLTEEIAIDLGTANTLIIHNDKVVVDSPSIVARDRISGKIIAVGKEANMMQGKTHENIKTIRPLKDGVIADFDASEKMINMFIKNIPALKKKWFPPALRMVICIPSGITEVEMRAVKESAERVNGKEVYLIHEPMAAAIGIGLDIMQPKGNMIVDIGGGTTEIAVIALGGIVCDKSVKIAGDVFTNDIIYYMRTQHNLYVGESTAENIKITIGSATEDLQTPPDEMSVQGRDLLTGKPKQVQISFREIAKALDKSILRVEDAVMETLSQTPPELAADIYNTGIYLAGGGSMLRGLDRRLSQKTDLPVYIAEDPLRAVVRGTGIALKNLERYKSILIK, from the coding sequence ATGGGATTTTTTGATTTCTTGACAGAGGAAATAGCTATAGATTTAGGCACAGCTAACACTCTTATCATACACAATGACAAAGTCGTTGTTGACAGTCCATCTATTGTTGCCAGAGATAGAATAAGCGGTAAAATAATTGCAGTTGGAAAAGAAGCCAACATGATGCAAGGAAAAACCCATGAAAATATAAAAACAATTCGTCCATTGAAAGATGGTGTTATTGCAGATTTTGATGCATCTGAAAAGATGATTAACATGTTCATTAAGAACATTCCTGCTTTAAAGAAAAAATGGTTTCCACCTGCATTACGAATGGTTATTTGTATCCCTTCTGGTATTACAGAAGTAGAAATGCGAGCTGTAAAAGAATCGGCAGAACGTGTAAACGGAAAAGAAGTTTACTTAATACATGAACCAATGGCCGCGGCAATTGGTATCGGTTTAGACATCATGCAACCAAAAGGAAACATGATTGTTGATATAGGAGGTGGTACTACTGAAATTGCTGTAATTGCATTAGGCGGTATTGTTTGTGATAAATCTGTAAAAATTGCAGGTGATGTTTTTACAAATGATATTATTTATTACATGCGTACACAACACAACCTTTATGTTGGCGAAAGTACTGCTGAAAATATAAAAATCACGATTGGTTCTGCTACTGAAGATTTACAAACTCCACCAGATGAAATGTCTGTTCAAGGGCGTGATTTATTAACAGGAAAACCAAAACAAGTACAAATATCTTTTAGAGAAATTGCGAAAGCATTAGACAAATCTATTTTAAGAGTTGAAGATGCCGTAATGGAAACATTATCTCAAACACCTCCTGAATTAGCTGCTGACATTTACAACACTGGTATTTATTTAGCTGGTGGTGGATCTATGCTACGCGGTCTAGATAGAAGGTTATCTCAAAAAACAGATTTACCTGTATATATAGCAGAAGATCCGTTAAGAGCAGTTGTTAGAGGTACTGGTATCGCACTTAAAAACTTAGAGCGATATAAAAGTATTTTAATCAAATAG